The nucleotide window CTCGGCCTGTTCGCCGGAGCGCGACACCAGACGCCGCGCTCCCATGATGATCATCATGGCCACGATCGACACAGGCGCTACCCATGTCATGTCATCCAGTGTCGTCCCCGTGGGGTTGACGATCGAGTTGAGGTAGAGCCAGCCCGTGGCCGCCGCCCCGATGAGACACGCGATCGTCTTGACCACGGTCAGTTCGCCGTTGCGCCGGAGGACGACGATCGCTCCGGTGCAAATGAGGATGTAGGGGATGACCCAGAGGTAGGGGAAGAGGGTGGCCAGGTACTGGTACATCTCCAGCGGGCTGGCGTCTGTTATCGCGATCAGAGCGACGGGAAAGGCCAGAGCCGGGACGCACATGACGGCAATGGCTGTACCAGGGGTCTGGGTGCGTGGCGCCACGCGGCCGATGGCCTTGGGCAGGAGACCGTCGTTGGCCATGGTCGCCCACACCCGCGGGGCGTAGTTCATGAAACCGACGAGAACGGAGAACGAGGTGACGACGAGGGCGATGTCAGAGGCCTCAGCGAGGAACCCGAGACCCGAGTGACGGGCCATGGCGGCGATCGGTGACTCCCCGGCGGCAAGCTGGTCTCCGATGGCACCCAGGGAGGGAACCGTGAGCAGGGTTCCGAGTACGGCTATCCCGCCGACGATGAAGGGCACCAGGATGATGATGCGAGGCACCGTGCGGATCGGATCCTTCGTCTCCAGCGCGGTCGCCGCGCTGCTCTCGAAACCGACAAGGAACGTCGTGCTCAGGACGAGGCCCAAGGTAAATCCACTGAACGAGAAGTCACTGAAGGCGAACTGTCCCGCGAAGTCGAACCCGTCGGAGAAGAGGTTTCCGATCAGGACGGCCAGGACCACCGGACACGAGAGGAACAGCAACCCGATGCTCAGCTTCGCCGAGGCGTCGAGACTCCGGTAAGCGAGAATTCCCGCTGCTGTGATGGCGACCGCATAGATGATCACCTGCCCGGTGAACCCGTTGGCACCGGACACTCCGAACACGGAGGTGAGCATGCTTCCGACGTAGAGTCCGAGAACGCCCAGCATGACCATCAGGCCGACCACGTATCCGACGGCCAGGGACGCCCCCGCCACGAACTTGGCGCCGCCTCCGAATACGTGGCCGATGTAGGAGTACAAAGCCCCGGAGACCACGTGGCGCTGGGCGAAGGGCACGATGGCCACGCCGATGCAGACCATCACCAGTGCTCCGGCTGCGGCGGACAGCCAGCCCGAACTGCCGGCGACACCCCCCATGAAGACACCGACCGTCGCCGCGGTCAGAACGGGGCTGAAGACCACCACGGCGAGGCCGAGGGCTTGGTTCATCGTGAGGGTGGCCGACCTGAGGCCGTCAAGCCCGTCCTGCGGAGTCTCCGGGTGCGCGGTTCCGGGCGATCCCGGTTCCGCCTCGTTCATTACCATGATTTCTCCTGATGGACGCTTGTGCGCTTGTTGCCCGCACCACATGTGTGATGCGGGTAAATATCGGGGGCATCCGGCCCGATGGCATTTACGCCATCCGTATAGATCCGGCCATCGGTTTGTGGCTGTCGACACAATGGAGAGCACACCGGGCGCCCCTCCTCGGCATGTGGGCGGCGGATCAGCCTGGGTCCCAAGGCGCGAGCATCAGCGGGCGCCCCGTGGTTGCGTCGGCCATGGGCAGACCGTGAGGGGCTGCCGAAGGTGACCATTGCGCGGGCTTTGCGGTACGGATCTTCGAGGCGCCCTAAGCTTGGCGTTTATGCAGCTCTGCTGCGTGTGATGGCTGCAGCGAGGCTTGGTTTGTCCTGTTTACCGACGGGGTGCTCGCGTGCGCGGTGCTTGTTCTTCATGCCGGTTGGCCGACCGGGGCCTGCGGTGCTGGGTTTCGGTGCTCTGGCCGGCTGAGGGGTTTTCCCGTGGAGGCGGCGAAATCCTCGGCGGACACGTGCTGGTGTGAGGCGCCCTTGACGTGCGGGCCGTTCCCAGGGTTTACGAAGATCTTCTGCGAGGGGCCGGGCAAGGCGAAGTTGCGTGTGGGCGGCAATGACGAGCCAGGTCCAGCGGTCGGCGGCGGCCGGTTCGCGGAGTTTGGGCGTGGTCCACCCCAGTGTTTGCTTGAACATCCTGAAGGTGTGCTCGAGATCGAATCTCCGCAGGAACGCCTGCCAGAGCCGGTCCACATCCCGGGCAGAAGCAGCCGTGGCCGACCACCACAGCCAGATGGGCCTGGGACTGCGCTCGCCGCGGAGGTGGTCGACCTGAAGACGGATGACGGTGCCTTCGATGACCGGCAACTCTCCTTCGGGGTGGTCGGCCCAGGCCAAGCGTCGGACCAGCAGCGGGTGCAGCCGGTCCCAAGCTGTGGCGACGGCCTTCCCGTAGTGGGTGGTGTCGGTCTCCGTGGTGACGGACGGGACAGGCCAAGTGGCCGCGACCTCGAACGCGAACTCCGCCCCGCGCTTGGGCTTGCGCCCGACTTTGCCTGTCGGCTGCGGCGGGGGCGGGAAGTACAGGACGCGGTCCGAACGCATCCGTCCCAGCAGCTCAACGGGCAGATCCGCTAACAGGAAAGCCAGGCGGGTCACGTCATAGCCGGCATCGACGACGATCAGGACGGGCGGGTCACCGATCTGCCACTGGCCTGCCACATACAGCCGCTGGAACACCTCCCGGACCTGGGCGGCGGTGACGGCGAGCGCGTCGTTCCACGGACGCAACCGGACCACGTCCAGCACGGCAGTCCACGACGTCCGCCCCGGCTCCAGAGCGGCAATGAAGGAGTAGGGCCACCCGGGGATCATCTGGGCCGAGCCCCTGCCCCGACCATACGTGTGACAGAACAGCCGGTCCGGGCTCGTATTCGCATCCGGCCGCAGCCAGTTGCTGACGTCGACCGCCAGGACCAGCCGGCCCTCCGCCGTCCGGGGAAGCGGCAGCCCCGCCAGCGCCCTGCGCAGCCGGGACAGCTCCAGGTGTCCGCGGTTCAACCCGCCGTACAACGCGCCATGCCCACGCTGGTGCTCAGGCGCCAGAGACAGCTCGACCAACGTCTTCACCGGGCCGTCCGCACACAGCAAGGCGTCACTCAGCTCGAACAAGGCGTCGGGCCTCTGGGTCAGACAGGCATAGAACTCCGTCCGGAAGCATGACAGTTCGGAAAAAGCATCCCGCGGGACATCCCTCTGCAGCAGACTCATCGCTACGGCCTTCGTACTGGTCAAGTGCCTCTGTGACGGAGCACAGGATCAGGCGAAGGCCGCTCTCACGTCAGGCACTCGGCCGACATCGTCAGCAAGTTCGAGGCCATGTTCGACCGCGGATGATAAACGCCAAGCTAAGGGCCTGCCGATCATTAACCTGTCGTCTTGATCTTGCTGTTGGGGCTGCTCTGGGCGGCCACTCTGGCTCGAAGGGCTGCCAGGGCGGTCGGTGGGGTGGAGGCCGGCGAGATGGTGGTGCCCTGTGCTTCAAGCAGTTGTGGGAGGCTCCGGTGTAGCGGATCAAAGCGTGGGAATCCGCACGTCACTGCCGCATCGGTGAGGATCGGGGCCGCGCATGGCGCTGACGGCAAGCCAGGCGCTGATCGACCGGGAGCCGTGTCCCATGGGGTAGCTGACGTGCGGCTTACCGGAACGCGTCGAGCAAGGTCGCTTACACCACGAAGCGGGACACGGCCCGGCGGGAGATCGAAAACGGATTCGCCGAGTTGCGGAACCGTCTGTCTGGCGCCGGATTCATCGTGCGCTCCAAGGCACCAGAACTGATCTACCAGGCGCAGCCTTGCGCCACGGTGCCACGCCCGGCGCCGGTGCACAGTACGTGCGGGGCTCGACGAACCGAACCGATGCATGCATCTCGAACTTTTCTCGTTACTCATTGGTTGGGACATCTGACTCTGGTGACGTCAGCTGCCCGAGTGAAAGCTGAGACGCCCAGAACCCTCCTGCCTGGGGCATTCAGGGCGGCATACGGACGACATGCCCGCGCGCACCCCGCAAGCGCTCTTTCCGAACGGGGCGGTCCGCGGATCCGCTGGGGCAGGACGGTACGTCGGCAGAGAAAGGGCACACGCACATGCACTCGGTCTCCGATTCAGCCCCGCCGCCGAGGGCGGGCAGCCGCGGGCACAGGCGCGGTTCCCGATGGTTTAAAGGCAAGTTCCTGGTGATCTTCCTCGCCGTCGCCACGCTGCTGGGCGGCGCCGCCCTTGTGGCCCCGCAGTTCCAGGAGAGGGCCAGTGCGGCCGACGACAATGTGGCACCCCAGGCCACGTCGTCACCAGGTGAAACCAAATTCCTCGAGGATGTCGCCTGGGACATCGGCAACGGAAACGCCGGCGCGTCCCGCTACACCAGCATGCTCAACGCCGTACGGCAGCGCGCGTCGAACAGCACATTCCTGCACGACAACACGCACCGTACGCGTCCCGAGGCCCGCAACGAATTCTTCAGCGTCAACATCAGCGTGCAGGACGAGGGAACGAGCACCCCGAACCGAATCCGGGTGCTCATCCGCGCCAGCGACCTGTTCGTCGTCGGCTGGCTCAACCAGAACGAGAACATCTACAACCGGCTCGAGGCTGGCACTCCCCCCCTCGGTACGGATGTCACTGCGCTCGACACCCCCTTCAACGGCAGCTACATCGATCTGGAGCGCCGGGCCGGCGACCGCGCGAACATCCCGCTCTCTCCCAACTCGGCCCGGCAGGCGGTCCGCGACCTGTCCAGGAGCGGGTCCAGCGCAGCCCAGCAGGCCCGCGGCCTGATCATTCTCATCCAGGCGATCTCCGAGGCCGCCCGGTTCCGCCCGATCGAAAACCTGTTCCGCAACACCTACACCACCGAGGCGGCGCTTCCGGAGGGGCACATCCTGGACCTCGAGAACAGCTGGGACCCCATGTCCGAGATCGCCAACCGTGAGGTCAACAACCCGAACGACCAGCTCACCCAGGAACTCATGCGCCGGCACAAGAGCATGCTGGACAAACTCCAAATCTTCACTCCCAGGAATGTGCTCACCTTGGTGCTCGCGATAGCGCTCTTCAGCCCTATCAAGTGACGCCCCGGCCCGGCCGGTAGATCGGCGGCCCGGCCTCCCACGGCGCTGTCGTGCACCCGGTGCCGTCGGGCGAAGAACTCCCCGACGGCATCAGAACTGTCAACGGCCATTTGTAATCCCCGGTGGCGGCCAGATGTTCCACGCACTTGTGATGTCCGGGGAGATGTTTGACAGTTTGGTCTCGGGACTTACTTGACGGTGTCTCGCGTGATCCTTGACGGTTTCAGGTGATGGTTGACGGGTCAGAGTGCGTCTGCGCGGTAGCGGGTGACTGGGTCACCCTTGCGGGGGTGGGTGGAGATCTCGACCTCGCCGTCGAGGACACGGAAGCAGGTCTCCTCGATGACCACGGTGAGGGTCTTGCCGGCGTGTGCGATGCCGGGACGGAGTTTCTGTCGTGCGACGACGAAGGTGCCGTCGGCTCCGACGCGCCGGATGGCCCGCCGTGGCTGGGACGGGGGTGGTGGCAGCGGTGTCGTGGCGACCCGGGCGCCGGTGAGTCTGGCACGTCGCTGGTGCGGGATCGGGGCAGGCAGGGTCTTGACCAGGAGTCCGGCGTGGATGACGTACATCATGCTGCCGTCGAAGCGCAGGGTGACGCGCTTGCCGATCAGTTCGGAGCCGAGGGCGACGGGGGTCTGTCCGAGCGAGACCATGCCGTCCTTGGACGCCTTGCGTTCCACCTCGACCACCGTTGCGGGCGCCAGGGGTTTGTCCGCGCTGATGCCGCCCCGGGGCTCGGGCCCGCCGGGCCGACCGCCCCGCATGATCAGCCACTGAAGGTCGGCGTCGGTGAAGGCCATCGAGCGGGTCCGGATGAGCTGTCCGTCGAGCAGGACGTGGACGGTGCGGTGGCTGACCCAGACCGTGACGGTCCTGCCGACCAGGGTTGGGCTGAACTTCAGGCTCTGTCCCTGCGGCAGCGTCACATGGCGGCCGGGACTGATCACCGCCTCGAACTCCACCGCTTGAATCGGGGCGCTCTCCTCGGACGATCTGGGTGGAGGCAGCACCGGGAGCCGCATGGGCTCGGAGGGCGCCGGTGCGGGCTCTGCCGCCACCGTGGCCGAGGGTGCCGAGGCGCCGGACGTGAGCCTGTGGGGCCGGAAGACCTGGGCCGGGGTGGCCATCTCCAGCGACTGATGAGGACGGGTGTGGTTGTAGGCGTGGACCCACACATCGATCGCTGTCTGTGCGGCGGCCGGGTCGGCGAAGGGCCCGGAGTGGTCCAGCATCTCGCGACGCAAGGTCTTGTGGAATCGTTCGATTTTGCCCGTCGTGGTTGGTGACCTGGGCTTGGTCAGGCGCTGGTTGATGCCGTTCTCGCGGCACACGCGCTCGAACATCACCTCGTTGGGCAGCGGTTTGGAGTAACGGCCGGTGAACTGCTTGCCGTTGTCGGTCAGCATCTCCGACGGGACTCCGAACCGGCGCATCGCCGCGATGAACGCCTCGCACACGGCCCGCCCGGTCGGCTGCACCACCACTGTGGCGATCACGATGAACCGCGAGCAGTCGTCGATCCCGGTGACGAGCTTGCACTCCCGTCCGTCTGCGAGGAAGACCCCGCCCATCAGGTCCATCTGCCACAACTGCATCAGGGCGTCCCGCTGCCACCGCTTGTAGACGCGTCGGTGGACCTGGATCTGGTGGTTGACCAGGCCGTTGCGGACCAGGACGCGGTGCACCGTCGACCGGCCCGGCGCGTCCGGCATGCCGCGGACCGCTAGTTCGTGTGCGATGCGGCGCGCTCCCCACTTCGGGTAGGTCTGCCGCAGCTGGCAGATGGCGAGTTCGACCTCGACCGGCACTCGCGACGGCGACGTGTGGGGCCGGCGCGAGCGGTCCCTCAAGCCGTCCCGTCCGCCCTCGCGGAACCGACGCAACCAGGTGTGCAACGACTGGCGTGACGTGCCGTACCGGCGCGCGACCTCGGCTACCGGCGCCCCGTCCAGCACCTCAGACACGGCCCGGAACCGATGCTCCATCGTCCAGTCTTCGTCTCTTGCCCCGGGAGACTCGGGTATTTCGATCATGCTCAACGCAACGAAGCGGCAGTCAAGAATGTCCCCGGCCTGTTAAAGATCTCCTGCGACCGTCAAGCAGGTCCCGCAACTCCCACGTCAAGCAAGTCTTGGGACTGCACACGTCAATCAGAACCTTGTCGCCGTCGTCATCGCCATGGGCACGGTCGGCTGCGGGTTTGGTGACTCAGGTGCGGGCGTTTCGTGGGGCGGTGCGCGTGGGGCGGTCGCGGATCAGCATGTCGGGGAGGTCGGCTACGAGGTAGCGCAGAGCGGCGTCGGACGCAAGAGTGATATCGCTGGTGGCGGAGATGCTGGCCGCGGACGCTCAGACCCAGTTGGTCGGGTCGAGGCGACCGAGTGTGCGGGCCAGCAGATGGGGCGTGCGGCCTGCATTCTCGGCCGCTTCGATGCGCAGCAGTGCGGACTTGACGAGTTGACCTCCCAGGAACCGGAACGGCTCCGGCGGGAGCCAGCCCTGGGGTGGCCGCACGAGTCCGCACTGACTCCATTCATCCTGTTCGCGTAGAACCAGGCTCGCGAGTATCTTGCCGCCCAACCGCGCGGGTCCCACTCCGTCGCCCGAGTAGCCGGCTCCGTAGAAGACTCGCTCATGCCCGGGAAGCGCCTCGAAGAAAGGCAGCGAGGTCAACGAATACTCGACGGGAGCCCGCCAGGTGTCCTGCACCCCGGCACGCGTCGCCATGGGGAGGATGCGTCTGAGTTCCTGGCCCAGCGGCGTCCGCTTCGAGGCCGGCCCGAACATGCTGTCAGCACCGCAGGCACCGAAGCCCAGGCCGACGCCGCCCTTCCCAAACAGCAGACGGCCGTCGCCGGTGGTGCGCCAGTAGTTGAGGAGACGAGTGGAGTCGGACACTCCGATGCCGTCCTGGCCGGCCTGTTCGAGGAGCTCGCCGGGAAGCGCCCGGGTGACCAAGTTGTCGCTGGCTGTGACGACCATTCGCTTGCGGACGGACGGGAAGCCTGCCATCCACGCGTTGATCGCCAGGACCACTCCGTCCGCACGGACTTCTCCGGTGTCCGTGTGCACCACGGCAGAACCGGGTTTTTCGGACACCGTGCGCACGGGCGTGTCCTCGAAGACCTGGACACCCAGGTCGAGGGCTGCTCGGCGCAGACCCCGTGCGAGCAGGGCCGGCTGGAGAGTGGCCGCGGTCGGATCGAACACTCCTCCCCGTGCGCCGATGCCTCCCAGACGGAGAGCCTCTGCAGGACCTACCTCCCTGAGCGGGCACTCGGCCACGCCGTCCAAGGCCGACTGCGTGTCCGTCCAGGCGCCGTCCTGAGCCGGTGACGTGGACGTCCACAGCCACCCTTCGCGGCGGATTCCGGCGTCGATGCCCTTGGCCTGGCAGAACTCGATGATCTCGTCGACAGCGTCGGAGGACGCCCGTGCCAGCCGGAGTGCCTCCTGCCGCCCGACGAGGGCATCGAGGAAGGAGTACTTCGGCCAGAGATTCATGAGGTAACCGGCGTTGGCACCACTGGCGCCGCTGCCACAGAGCTGCCCCTCGATGACCGCCACCTCGACGCCGGGCTCCCGGGTCTTCAGTTCGATGGCGGTCCACAACCCCGTATAGCCACCACCGACGACGCACACGTCGACAGCGTGCCTGCCACGCAGCGTTTCGCTGGGCCCGGGCCGCTCATCGGCGAGAGCCTCACGCATCCAGTACGACTGCCACGGCCCTCGCCGATATCTCATGCGCGCGGCCTCATCCGACGGAGCCGGAAGGGGACATCGCACCGAGCACTTGCTCGGGCGTGGCCGGCAGCGCATACAAGGACGTGCCGAAGCAGGAAAGGGCGTCGTTGACCGCGTTCAGAACGGCCGCCGGTGCGGCGATGAGGCCCGACTCGCCCATGCCCTTGATACCGGCGGGCGTGTGCGCGGACGGGGTTTCCAGGTGGTGGATCTCGAACGGCGGGGCCACGTCGAGGGTGGGCACGTGGTAGTCGAGCAGCGTGGTGGTGGTGAGCTGGCCGGCGCTGTCGTAGACCAGCCGTTCCAGCAGCGCCGCGCCGATCCCCTGGACCACGCCCCCGCGCAGCTGCCCCTCGACGATCTCGGGATTGATCATAGTTCCGCAGTCTTCGACAGAGAACACCTTCTCCACACGTGCGAAGCCGGTTTCCGGGTCGAGTTCGACGATCACGGCATGTCCACCGTTGGAGAAGACCGGCCGCGCCGGGTCGTAGGCGAGGGTCACCTCCAGCGTCGGATCGAACCCGTCTGGCCACACCGACTGATCGAAGTAGATGGACGCGGCCACATCCGCGATGTTCACCGCAGAGTCCGGCTCCCCCTTCACCGCGGCCTTGCCGTCGGCGAGCTCGATGTCCGCGGCGTCCGCCTTGAGCATCTCCGCCGCGACGCTGACGAGCTTGGAGCGGATCGCGTCGGCCGCGCGCAGTACGGCGCCGCCCGCGACGACCGCGCTGCGGCTGCCGACCGTGCCGCTGCCCCATGCGTACGAGGTCGAGTCCCCAGACCGTACGGTGATGTCCCGCACCGGAATGCCCAGGACGTCGGCCGCAACCTGCGCCATGGTCGTGCGGTGTCCCTGTCCCTGGGTGGTCAGGCCGGTGGAGACGGTGACCGTCCCGTTGGGCTCCATACGAACCGTCGCGGTGTCGTGATAGATGTCGCCCATGCCGTGGGCCAGGCTCATGGCCGTGCTCTCGCCGCTGCTCTCCACGAACACACTCAACCCGAGGCCGATGTAGCGGCCCTGCTCACGCAGGTCCGCCTGGCGCCGGCGGAACGCCTCGTAGTCGACCATTCGTTCCAGTTCGTCGATCGTGCGCAGCCAGCTGCCCTCGTCGTAGGTGATGCCCTGCGCGTTGACCCAGGGGAACTCCCGCACGACGTTGCGGCGGCGGATGTCGAACGGGGACAGCTCGTAGGCGCGGGCGGCCTCGTCCATCAGGCACTCGCGGGCGAGTGTGCCCGCCATGTAACCGACACCGCGGTAGGCCCCGATCGGGCACTTGTTGGTGGCCGCCGCCTCGTAGGTCAGGTCGGCGACGGGGATGTCGTAGGCGCCGGAGGGGGTGACCATGGCGGTGCACCAGGGTTCTACGGCCATGGACCAGGGCGGCTGGTGGTAGGCGCCTCCGTCGCCCGTAGCCCGGATGCGTACAGCGGTAAGGCGGCCGTTCTCGTCGCCGGCGTAGGCGATGTCGACGAACTGCTCGTGCGCGTGGGTGGCCGTCATCAGGTTCTCGCGACGGTCCTCGACCCACACTACCGGGCGGTCCACCTCGCGGGCCAGCAGCGGAATCAGCATCTCCTCGGAGAAAAGGTGCGCCTTCTGCCCGAATCCGCCTCCGGTGTCGGGGGTGATCACCTCGCAGTGGTTCTCGGGAAAACCCAGGTAGGCGGTCAGGCAGTACTTGACGTAGTGCGGCACCTGGGTGGAAGTCCACAGCCGCAGTTCCTGCGTCGTCCAGTCGTAGGTGGCGGCACAGCCCCGGGTTTCCATGGGCAGAGCAGCGAGCCGACCGGTGTGGTACGTGGCTGACACCACCTTGTGGGCGTTTTCGAACGCCTTGTCGGCGTCGCCGTACACCGCTCCGCCCTTCAGGGCCACGTTGTCGGGGAGGCCTTCGTTGGCGACCGGGCCGCCCTCCAGGGCGGGGCGGGGGTCGAGCACGGGAGGCAGTTCGTCGTAGTCCACCGCGATCAGGTCGCAGGCGTCCTCGGCGATGTAACGGTCCTCGGCGACGACCACCGCGATCGCCTCGCCCACGAACCGCACGTACTCCTGTGCCAGCAGGGGCATGGTCGTGGGCACGCAACCCGCGACGCTGAGTTCTCCGACGAGACCCTCACAGTGCGCAGCGGCGTCGGCGCCAGTCCACACGGCGAGGACTCCGGGCAGTGCGGTGGCCTCGGTGATGTCGATGCCGGTGATGCGGGCGTGCGCGAGGGAGCTGCGGACGAACGCGGCATGGACCTGCCCGGGCAGTCGTACGTCGGCCAGGTACTCTCCCCGACCGGTCAGCAGCTTGCGGTCCTCTTCCCGCGGGAGGCGTGCGCCGATGTTGCGCGCCGTGACCACGGGGGCCACGGTGTGCGCGAAGTTCTTGTCCGAGGTGGTCATGCCCGCCCCTTCCTCGCCGCTTCGTCCACGGCATCGACGATCGGCCCGTATCCCGTGCACCGACAGATGTGTCCCGACAGGGTTTCGGCGATGTCCGTGCGGTCGGCGTCGGGGCGCTGCTCGAGCAACCCGGTCGCCGACATGAGGAAGCCCGCCGTGCAGAAACCGCACTGCAGCCCGTGGTGCTTCTGGAAGCACGCCTGGAGTGGGTTGAGCTCCCTCCCCTGGGAGAGGCTCTCCACCGTGCGCACCTCGGTGCCCGTGGCCTGGGCCGCCAGCATCAGACAGGCCCGTACGGCCTCCCCGTCGACCAGCACGGTGCAGGCACCGCACACTCCCTGCTCACAACCCAGCTTGGTACCCGTGAGGGACAGGTCGTCGCGCAGGAAGTCGGCCAGTGTGCGGCGGGCCGGTACGGAGCGGAGATACCGGCTGCCGTTGACGGTCACCTCGACCGTGACCTGCTCTGTGGGTTGTGTCATCTCAGCCTGTCCTTTCGGCCAGTTCGCGCAGGCCCCGGCGCAACAGGTTCGTGGTGAGCGTTCTGCGGTATCCGGCGGAGCCGTGGATGTCCGCGCTGAAGGTGAGTTCCTGGGCCGCCGCCGCGACGGCCCGGTCCGTGGCGGCACCCGGCTCGGTGCCGTCCAGGAGCTCTTCAGCCGCGGTCGCCCGGGACACCGTGCCGGTCGCCCCGGCGACGACGATCCGGACGTCGCGCATGACTCCGGTGGACAGATCGCAGCTCAAGGCGGCGATCGAGAGTCCGTAGTCGCCGGCGCGGCGGGCGTGCTCGCCGAACCACCAGCCTCTCGGCGCCAGCGGTACGTGGATGGCGGTGATGATGTCGTCCGGTTCCAGCACGGTCATGAACGGGCCGACGAAGAAGCCGTCCGCCGGGACGACGCGGGTGCCGGCCGGGCCGGCCACCTCGACCGAGCCGCCCAGGGCGAGCAGCACGGCCGGCCACTCCGCCGCCGGATCCGCGTGGGCGACCGCGCCTGCCATCGTGCCGCGCGCCCTGATCTGGGGGTGGGCGATGAGACCGGCGGCCTGGGAGAGCATCGGAGCCTTGCTCGCGACCAGTGCCGACGTCTCGACGTCCGCGTGTGTGGTCAGGGCGCCGATACGCAGGCGGTCACCTTCCGCTTCGATGCCGCGCAGCCCGGGCACCCGCCCGATGTCCACCAGCGTGGTCGGGGCGGCGAGCCGCAAGGCAAGCAGAGGCAGCAAGCTCTGGCCGCCGGCCAGGACCTTCGCGTCTTCGTCTGCTGCCAACAGGACGCAGGCCTCCGCCACGCTGGTGGGCGCGGCATAGGCCAGCACAGGGGGTTTCATGGCTGGACCTCCGTGGCAAATGGTGACCGCGCCGTGCACCGACGCTCGTCCGAACTTGGGGAGAATGAAGACACGGTGGCCTTCCGGATCCGTCCATCGCCACGGACCAGGGTGCGATTCCGCAAGGCTTCGTGCCGTCCTGTGGAGCGGTGGCGGAAGACCGGCCGCGACCGACGTGCTGTCAGGCGCCGCCGCGTCCCAGCAGCCAGCCGATCAGCAGGCAGAGCAGGGCGAGACCGGCGTAGGTGACAGGTTTCGGCACCCGCAGAATTCCCGCGCCACGGGTGAGTGCGAGGACGTCCAGTACCTCGTCCTCGGCTGATGCGGCACTTGTCGGCGTTTGACGTTGGGCCGTGCTGTTCGCCACCGTGGCGGTTCCGGTCGCGCCCCGCTCGCTCACGGCTGTCACCCCCTCAACGGGAGGGGTCGCTGTTTCCTGCGCCGTCTTGTCGGCTTCGAGCATCGCGGCCAGGCGCTCCGTGAACGTCTTGAGCAGAGCCGCGCTGACGTCAGTGATCACACCGCGGCCGAACTGCGCGACCTTGCCGGACAGAGCCAGCTCCGTACTCACGTTGACCTGGGTCTCATCACCCTTGTCGACGAGCACCGCGACGACGGTGGCCGAGGCGTTACCGCCGCCGCGCGCCTCGCGGCCCGAGGCGGTCAGCACCGCCCGGTGGCCGACTTCGTCGAGCTCGGTGAAGCGGGCCGTGCCCTTGTAGTTGGTGGTGATGGGGCCCACCTTGATCTTCGCCTGGCCGAGGTAGTCGTCACCCTCCCGGCCGGTGATCGAGGCACCGGGCAGGCAGGGCCCCACACGTTCGAGATCAGTGAGAAGCTTCCAGGCATCCTCGATGGGCAGAGGCACTGTGAATTCGTTGTTCAACTGCACGGCTTGGTCCTTTCTTGTGACGCGGTTCGGTCAGGGGCGCCCGGTGTCGGCCAGTCCGAACCGGTTGGCCGGGTCACCCGGTGCGAACAGATCCCCGTTCTGCAGTACGCCGCCCATGCGGCGGACTTTCTCCAGGTAGGCCCGCCCGACGACAAGCCGTCGTTCCTCCCACTCGGACAGCCCGGCCCATGGGTCGGCCGCTGATCGGGTCAGCGCCGCCGCCAGGTCCCAGGCGTCCCCGGCCGCCTTGGCAGCTCCTGCCGCCGCATGCGGCCGG belongs to Streptomyces graminofaciens and includes:
- a CDS encoding xanthine dehydrogenase family protein molybdopterin-binding subunit, with product MTTSDKNFAHTVAPVVTARNIGARLPREEDRKLLTGRGEYLADVRLPGQVHAAFVRSSLAHARITGIDITEATALPGVLAVWTGADAAAHCEGLVGELSVAGCVPTTMPLLAQEYVRFVGEAIAVVVAEDRYIAEDACDLIAVDYDELPPVLDPRPALEGGPVANEGLPDNVALKGGAVYGDADKAFENAHKVVSATYHTGRLAALPMETRGCAATYDWTTQELRLWTSTQVPHYVKYCLTAYLGFPENHCEVITPDTGGGFGQKAHLFSEEMLIPLLAREVDRPVVWVEDRRENLMTATHAHEQFVDIAYAGDENGRLTAVRIRATGDGGAYHQPPWSMAVEPWCTAMVTPSGAYDIPVADLTYEAAATNKCPIGAYRGVGYMAGTLARECLMDEAARAYELSPFDIRRRNVVREFPWVNAQGITYDEGSWLRTIDELERMVDYEAFRRRQADLREQGRYIGLGLSVFVESSGESTAMSLAHGMGDIYHDTATVRMEPNGTVTVSTGLTTQGQGHRTTMAQVAADVLGIPVRDITVRSGDSTSYAWGSGTVGSRSAVVAGGAVLRAADAIRSKLVSVAAEMLKADAADIELADGKAAVKGEPDSAVNIADVAASIYFDQSVWPDGFDPTLEVTLAYDPARPVFSNGGHAVIVELDPETGFARVEKVFSVEDCGTMINPEIVEGQLRGGVVQGIGAALLERLVYDSAGQLTTTTLLDYHVPTLDVAPPFEIHHLETPSAHTPAGIKGMGESGLIAAPAAVLNAVNDALSCFGTSLYALPATPEQVLGAMSPSGSVG
- a CDS encoding (2Fe-2S)-binding protein; amino-acid sequence: MTQPTEQVTVEVTVNGSRYLRSVPARRTLADFLRDDLSLTGTKLGCEQGVCGACTVLVDGEAVRACLMLAAQATGTEVRTVESLSQGRELNPLQACFQKHHGLQCGFCTAGFLMSATGLLEQRPDADRTDIAETLSGHICRCTGYGPIVDAVDEAARKGRA
- a CDS encoding FAD binding domain-containing protein, yielding MKPPVLAYAAPTSVAEACVLLAADEDAKVLAGGQSLLPLLALRLAAPTTLVDIGRVPGLRGIEAEGDRLRIGALTTHADVETSALVASKAPMLSQAAGLIAHPQIRARGTMAGAVAHADPAAEWPAVLLALGGSVEVAGPAGTRVVPADGFFVGPFMTVLEPDDIITAIHVPLAPRGWWFGEHARRAGDYGLSIAALSCDLSTGVMRDVRIVVAGATGTVSRATAAEELLDGTEPGAATDRAVAAAAQELTFSADIHGSAGYRRTLTTNLLRRGLRELAERTG
- a CDS encoding NAD(P)/FAD-dependent oxidoreductase gives rise to the protein MRYRRGPWQSYWMREALADERPGPSETLRGRHAVDVCVVGGGYTGLWTAIELKTREPGVEVAVIEGQLCGSGASGANAGYLMNLWPKYSFLDALVGRQEALRLARASSDAVDEIIEFCQAKGIDAGIRREGWLWTSTSPAQDGAWTDTQSALDGVAECPLREVGPAEALRLGGIGARGGVFDPTAATLQPALLARGLRRAALDLGVQVFEDTPVRTVSEKPGSAVVHTDTGEVRADGVVLAINAWMAGFPSVRKRMVVTASDNLVTRALPGELLEQAGQDGIGVSDSTRLLNYWRTTGDGRLLFGKGGVGLGFGACGADSMFGPASKRTPLGQELRRILPMATRAGVQDTWRAPVEYSLTSLPFFEALPGHERVFYGAGYSGDGVGPARLGGKILASLVLREQDEWSQCGLVRPPQGWLPPEPFRFLGGQLVKSALLRIEAAENAGRTPHLLARTLGRLDPTNWV
- a CDS encoding SRPBCC family protein; amino-acid sequence: MQLNNEFTVPLPIEDAWKLLTDLERVGPCLPGASITGREGDDYLGQAKIKVGPITTNYKGTARFTELDEVGHRAVLTASGREARGGGNASATVVAVLVDKGDETQVNVSTELALSGKVAQFGRGVITDVSAALLKTFTERLAAMLEADKTAQETATPPVEGVTAVSERGATGTATVANSTAQRQTPTSAASAEDEVLDVLALTRGAGILRVPKPVTYAGLALLCLLIGWLLGRGGA